The region CCATAGATATATGCATTTTTTGAAGCAATTTTAATAGAGTATTAAAAGATAAATCATATTTATCATTTTCAATAAGCGAAAGATGGGGTCTACTAATAATGTTTTCTGATAAAACTGCTTGGGATATATTTTTTCCAGTTCTTATTCTTTGAATAGTACCGCCTATATTCATACGTTCCTCCTCCATTGTAATAGAAACATTACAAATCACACTATACCATTTTTATCACGTTATATTCAACGTGTAATAAAAAAAGGAATGCTTTTTTATTACACGTTGAATATAAAGAATTTAGTTGCTAACGGAGGAAAGTTCCCTTATGAAAAAGAAAGTTTTTTTACTCATTTTTATCTTATTTTTTTTGCAGGCTGCATAAGTAAGAAAGAGCAACAACATCAAATGAATACAGACACCAGAATACATAAGAGTTCTTATTTCGAGAGTAGCCACTTTAGATATAAAAGCCTAAATGATTATTCAACTCAAATTGGAAATGGAACAACCATGACAATTCCTGAATTTAGAATCAATGAAGACCAACTTACTGTTACTTTTGAAATGACATTTTCTCCAGAAATTTATGAAAAAGTAGTTGAAACAGAAAAGCCTTTATATGTGGCTATTACAGAACTAAATCAAGAAACTAGCTTTATAACTATTATTGATGAAGTACATCCTCCATACTATGAAGTTACTAATACAATAGTAGAAGATGAAAAAATTAATGTAGCTTTAAATTTTGATTTGATCAAACAATCTAATACTTTTGAAAGAAAAGAATTATTAAATCCATCAAATTATCAGTTAGTTTTTTTAAACGAAGATTTGGAAATAGTCGCTGTTTATATTTACTAACTAAGGTCTATACAAATAATGCTCAGTGGTCGTAGACCATTGAGCATTATTTGTATAGGTGATACATAAGTTAGTATCATACTTTTAAAAAAACTTAGACTACATTGCTCACTAATTTTCTAAATAATTAAGCAATTTAAGTGTCGTATTTCGATTTCTGATCGTTACTTGCTGATAGAAAGGACGGCTTACTAATTTCGAATAATATGTCTTACTGTAATCCTTTTTAAAAGAGGAAGACCAAAAAACAGCATGTTCTCCAATATAAACTTTTTCATAGGCAGTATAAATCGCCGACAGCAGTTCGGTAATCTCTTTTTTGTCAGCTGAAGGCAGTAGAAATAAAGCATTGTGTCGGTAATCTTCGTCTTCTCCCCACCAAATCGGAATATCTGCTAGCTCCTTTTGGTATTCTTTATCTGAAAGAACAACTGCCTCAACAGGAAAAGTAAAATGTTCAAGTAAAATTTTTTGGCATTTTATTAAAACGTCTTGCTTCGTATCCTCTGCACTCTCCACAATCAAATTACCGCTGTTAATATGAGATTTGACATTTGTAAATCCATCATCAACTAAATACTGCTTTAACTCACTCATTGGAACTCTGTTTTTTCCTCCGACATTGACTCCTCGCAACAAAATAATAAATTGCATCATGACAAACTCCTTTGTTAGGTTAATGAACATACTTAGTTAAGAAGGTAGGGATATTTCTTATTCGTTTTTTATTTCTTATGGTGTGCCCCATAAGAAATCACCGACTAATTTATCCACTTGGGTATTTTCATGCAATTGACTGTGATGAGCTTGCGATCCCACAATTTCTTCCTCATGATAATCTAGTCCATTCGTCTGCATTAAATAACCAATGGCTAAACCGCTTCTAACAGGAACGGTGCCATCACTATCCGAACCATTTTGCACATCTCCAACGATATTCAACATCTTAATCGTTTTAGGATACTGTTGAATGCCCGCAGCAAAGTCGCTATAGCGCTCGCTGATAACTAATGGACCATTCTGATTCAATTCATCAAGCGATTGTGCTTCATTGCCCGTCACAAAATCATTAAATGGCGCACCAATCGCAACAAATTTATTAACTGTTGGCAATGATTCATCCTCTCCATAGGTAACCAGATACCGAAAACTGCTCACGCCTCCCATCGAGTGGCCGACCAGATTCACTTCATCGATTTGATAGGTGTTCTTTAGATAGGACAAAACAGCTTTGACCCAGTCTGCTTGGTTCCATTCATTATTTTTATTGTCCGCAAACAGCACTTGGATCAACGGGTTATCTGATTGATTCTGCCAAGTACCTGTTTCAGAAATACTGCCATCCGGCTGAACCGTTATGGTTAAAGCTTTTTTTCCCCAACCGCTCGTTTCAAAACGTGACAACATTCCACTAAAACTTCCTTCTGTTCCTTCATAACCATGGATAAAAAGCGTTGGAACGGCCGTTTGATTTGCGGTCAGCGGATCAGTTGATTCACTACTGGAACTAACAGATTCATTAGTGTTCTTTTCCTTTGATTCACTAGTTGTTGGATTTTCTTTAACTGTTTCAGCTGTTTTTTCATTCCCACATCCTACGCTGATTAGACCTAGCAAGATAACTACGAAAGAAAACAAAAACTTCTTTCTCATGTATTACCACTCCTGACTACTTTTCGCTATAAATAAACCTGTTAATCATAATGAATTTTTTTTAGCATTCCTAACTGCATTTTCTAGGGTAAGAAGTCCAATTCCACAGTATAAAGCAAAAAAAGATAAGACAAATTTTCAATACTCTTCTTTCAATCAACGATCAATGAAAAGTTTGTTCATCAATCATATTTCAGGGACAAACTTAATGCTTTTTTACAGTCGGTTGTCCATAAACCACATTGTGGGGACAAACTTAATGCTTTTTTGCAGTTGGTTGTCCATCAATCACATTTTGTGGACAAACTTAGTGCTTTTTTGCAGTTGGTTGTCCATAAACCACATTGCGGGGACAAAACCGGTGCTTTTTTGCAGTCGGTTGTCCACAAACCACGTTGCGAGGACAAACTTAGTGCTTTTTTGCAGTCGGTTGTCCACAAACCACGTTGCGAGGACAAACTTAGTGCTTTTTAGCCGTCGATTGTCCTCGAATTCCATTTTGTCTCTAAAATATAAATAAAAAGACAAGTTTTTTATTCACGCGAGGGCTTTGTTCAATCAGGAAAATGCTCTTTCCAAAATCAGCTAATTATACATTGTTTTAATTAATTCGATTTCTTGTTTTGCCTTTACGATCATGTAGTTTATACCTATATTGCTAATTTTTTAAAACCAATATATCCTTACAGCGATTCAATGATAGTTATATCGTCTTTCGCTAGTTCGAAATCGAATACCTCTAAATTTGAAGCTTGATGTTCACTATTATGTGATTTGGGTATAACTGCAACGCCTCTTTGAATTTGATAACGCAGCAACACTTGTCCCCAGTCTTTCCCATATTTCTCACCAATTTCAGTTAACTTAGCCATTTGCTCTTCGGTTACTTTATTTAATGGACTCCAGGCTTCCGGAAGAATATCATTTTTGAGCAAATAATCAATGATTTCATTGTTCCAAGTATGCGGATTTGACTGA is a window of Carnobacterium mobile DSM 4848 DNA encoding:
- a CDS encoding DUF1697 domain-containing protein, with translation MQFIILLRGVNVGGKNRVPMSELKQYLVDDGFTNVKSHINSGNLIVESAEDTKQDVLIKCQKILLEHFTFPVEAVVLSDKEYQKELADIPIWWGEDEDYRHNALFLLPSADKKEITELLSAIYTAYEKVYIGEHAVFWSSSFKKDYSKTYYSKLVSRPFYQQVTIRNRNTTLKLLNYLEN
- a CDS encoding alpha/beta fold hydrolase, producing the protein MRKKFLFSFVVILLGLISVGCGNEKTAETVKENPTTSESKEKNTNESVSSSSESTDPLTANQTAVPTLFIHGYEGTEGSFSGMLSRFETSGWGKKALTITVQPDGSISETGTWQNQSDNPLIQVLFADNKNNEWNQADWVKAVLSYLKNTYQIDEVNLVGHSMGGVSSFRYLVTYGEDESLPTVNKFVAIGAPFNDFVTGNEAQSLDELNQNGPLVISERYSDFAAGIQQYPKTIKMLNIVGDVQNGSDSDGTVPVRSGLAIGYLMQTNGLDYHEEEIVGSQAHHSQLHENTQVDKLVGDFLWGTP